AAGCGCGGTTTGAATCGTAGGGTACCCGGTGATCATGATGGTTTCCGACTTCGCTCCCATGTCCTGGATGCGCCGCAGCAGTTCCAGGCCATCCATGCCGGGCATCATCAAGTCGGTGATCACGAGCCCGTAGGAAGATTCCGAAAGCAGCTTCAGGGCTTCGTCCGCACTCTGCGCGGTATCGATCGCATAGTGGTCCGGCCGCAATGCCTTGCACACCGCCCCGAGGACCACTTCGTCATCATCGACCACCAGAATATGCTTATCCATGCAGAGGGCTCTCCTTCACTCTCTGGTCGCTGTTCCTGGCGAACGGGAGCCGTACCCGGAACGTCGTTCCGGAGCCCGGTTCGCCGTGAAAGTCAATCGTCCCGCCGTGCCGATGAACAATGCCGAAGCAGACGGCCAATCCCAGTCGACAGTGGCCGTCCTGGGCTCGAGGGGCATCCCACAGATAGGGCAGTTTCCCGGGGAGTCCTGGCGGATCTCTGGATGCATCGGACAGGTGTACAGCTGCCCCATCCCTCCCCCTTGTGCCATAGTCCTAAGATGCAGGGTGTCCCCAAGATCATGGAACCGCTTCCCGTCTTGTCCGGCAACTTTCATCTTTTCCCTCTGCCTTCAGGACTGATGGCCTGGAGGCGTATCACTCCGGGTGGATCTCCGTGAACGACCTTTCGTACCTCCTGAGGCCGCCCGTGAACAGGAGCGACCGTTTCTTGCCTTGCCACCGATAAACCGGCTCGAAGGCAAGGACATACGTCCTTTCCTCCTTCAAGGTGATGGCAAACTCACTGATGTAACTCTCTCCCGGAAGTCCGGAGGACACCCTGTGAGAACCGGGTGCAAGCCGCACCTTTTTACGGAGGAGGTATTTTATACCAGTGCCCCCTTCCGGATTTTTCTCGCCGCTTGGGGTGTAGCGGGGTGCCGTTTCCTCCCGCCCGTCGATCTTCCAGATAACAGCCTGCCCGTCGATGTTTAAAAGAAACGGGTAATCCGGCTTGCCGTGCAGGGAGTCTCTAGGTTCGAACAGGTAGTAGCCCTCGGCGTGGGTCTTGATAGACGCCTCGATTACAAGATCCGCATACGCCTTGGGAACAACTCCCTTCTCGTTAACTTCGATAAAGACATCCTTCCTGTTCGACTCCGATCTGTCCTTGATCAGTTCTGCCCTTGAGGCGTTCGAGGCGCAGCCAGCCAAGGCAAGGCCGACCACGGCCAAAAGCCGATATCGGATCATCCTTTTCATGACACAGGCTCCTCTCGCCCAGGATCCTCTTTCCTGCGGCCCTGCGACTAAAGACCAAGTGGACATCTTTATTTGACTGCATGGGCAAACGTCGTTGTCCCCTTGGTGCCCCCTGCTTCGATGTCGACTGTGAACCGATATTCGCCGGGCTTATTCAAGGCGATGTCGGCACCGAAGTGCCCGTCCTTGCGGGTCAGATTCTTCGTAACCTTCTTTTTGTCCGGCCCGGTAACCGTCACGGTTCCACTTCCATCCTGGAGAAGGATCGGCGTCTTGGGCCGGGGTTGGGCCACGTAGAAGACGAAGTGGTAGGCCCCGGAAGCGACACCTGGGATCTTCCCGGCTGCCCTGGCCTCTTCCACCTGGGCCTTGGGGTCCACCAATCTCGCCTCGGAATGCCGCGGTCGCGTTCTTCCGTCGAAAATCTTTTCTCCCATCCAGGCGGCGAACCTGTTTGTCTTCGCTTCCGTCGTCGATACGCCGACAGTCACCACAATAATTAGCCCAAGCAGCGCATTCCCTGTCCATATCGCTTTCTTCATGGCAATGCCCTACTCTTCCTTCGGAGTAATTCCTTTTCACATCCCGAAAAAGCTGACCCCCAACATCGGAAAGAGCAACGGTCATGCCACGGTTGGCGAAAAAAAGAAAATCGTTGAATATCCGAAAGTTACGGCCCTCTCACCAACAGGAGACCACAGGAGGCGAGCGGGAGTTGAAGAATTCTCTGTAACCGGGAGAGACTATTCTCTGATGAGAAGATTCCTGAAACCTGCCGGGATCCGGTTCTTATCGGTAACCTTTGAATTGATAGATGCATTTCGTTTTTCGTATCACTTGGCACGGATGGTGCTGCATATGTGCCAACTTCATGATCCGGGAGGACCCATGGAAATGGAAAAAATCAGGAGACAGGAGAGGAGAATCCGGGTGGGGATTGTCGTGGCGATTCTTCTCTTCGCCGGGGTTGCCGCCATCGCACAAGTGGGATGGCTCGACGGCATCTTAAAGAAATCCCCCGTGGAGATCGCAAAGTCGGCCGGCGTCGTCGAGACCGCGGATGCGGTGAAGATCCCCCTCAAGGCGCTCGATTCGGGGAAGGCGCTCTTTCTCCAGCAAGAGGTCGATGGACGGCAGCTTTATTATTTCGCACTGAAAAGTTCCGACGACGCGTATCGCGCCGTCTTCGACGCGTGCAACGGCTGCTTCCAGTCAAATCTTGGGTATCGCCAGGAGGGAGACCGGATCGTGTGCAACAAATGCGAGGTGGCGTTCCACCCGGAGCGGATCGAGGAAATCAAGGGAGGGTGCAACCCCCATCCACTGGCGCGCAAGGTGGAAGGCCAGTACCTGGTGATCCAGAAGGGCGACATCGCAGCCGGGAAGAATTACTTTCCCGGCAATCGATCATAGGGGTGGGGGCTGCGCGATGAACATCCGGAAGCTGGCATGGAAGAACCTATTTCGCCGCAAGTCGCGGGCGGTGTTCACGGGGCTGGGGATCTTCCTCGGGATCGGGACGTTCGTCGCCCTCGCCTCGCTCACCGCGCAGATGGAGCAGGCGGTGCAGGACAAGCTGGACCGGTTCGGCGCCAACATCCTGATTACCCCCCGCACGGAACAACTCACGCTTGGCTTTGGGGACATTTCCCTTGGCGGCACGCAGGTGGCGCATTCCCGCCTGACGGCGGCGGATGAGAAGGCGATCCGTGGGATCGAAATGAAAGAGCGCCTCCGCTCGGTCGTCCCGTTCTTCCTTGCGGCGGCGGACGCCTCGGGGAAGAACATCGTGTGGATGGGCATTCCGGCGATGGAGATCGCGGCGGCGCGGCCGTGGTGGAAGATTTCCGGGAGTCCGATCCGGGAGAAGGGGGAGATCCTCCTCGGCTCCGAGGCCGCGGCTGCCCTGGACAAAGGGCCCGGCGGAACCGTCGTCTCCGGCGGCAGGACGTTCCGCGTGACCGGCGTCCTTCATCCCACCGGCGAAAAGGAAGACGGGATGGTGATCGCGGCACTGGGCGACGTCCAGTCCCTGGGCAGGAATCCCGGGGGAGTGACCTTTTTCGAAGTAGCGGCGCTCTGTAAGGACTGCCCGGTGGAGGACATCGTGGCGCAGATAGGGGGAGCGCTTCCCGGCGCAAGGGTTTCGGCGATCCGGCAGGTGGTGGAGAGCCGCAAGGCCGCGGTGGACCAGTTCCGCCGCCTCGGGATCGGCGTGTCCTCCATCGTCCTGGCGATCGGCGGATTGATGGTGTTCGTCACCGTGATGGGCAGCGTACAGGAGCGGACGAAGGAGATCGGGGTCCTGCGGGCGGTGGGGTTCCGGAGAAAGGCGATCCTCTCCCTCCTGTTCTGGGAAACGGGGTGGATTTCCCTCCTTTCCTCGGCATCCGGAGCGCTTGCGGGTCTTGCCGCCGCCCTGCTCGTCGCTCCCCATTTCGGCGTCGAGCAGGCCGGGGTCGCTTCGTCGCCGGCGCTTCTGGGGGTGGCCCTCGGAATGGGATTGGGGCTCTTCGGCACGATTCCGCCGGCGCGGCGGGCCGCGGCGCTCTCGCCGACGGAAGCCATACGCAGTTTGTAATCACGAGGGAGAATCCATGGCAGCTTTCATCCGGCTGGAAAATGTTTCGATGCTTTACGGCAACAACGGCACGAGAGCGGTCGCGCTTCGCGATGTCTCCCTCTCCATCGAGGCGGGCGAGTACGTGGTGATCACGGGAGAGTCGGGGGCCGGAAAGAGCACCCTGCTTACGATCCTGGGAGGTCTCCAGGTCCCGTCCTCCGGCGCCGTCCTCATGAAGGGCGTGGATCTGTCCTCCCTCTCCGCGGACCGGCTGGCCGATTTCCGAAGGGAGACGATCGGGTTCATCTTCCAGGCGTACCATCTCCTGCCTTACCTGACAGCCAGGGAAAACGTCATGGTGCCGATGTCCCCACTGCGGACGAGCGCCCGGGAGAAGGCGGGGCGCGCGAATGAGCTGCTCACCTCGGTGGGGCTTTCGGGGAAGGAGGAGAGGCTTCCTTCGGAACTCTCCGGCGGCGAATGCCAGCGGGTGGCGATCGCCCGCGCGCTGGTGCACGATCCCCCGGTCCTGCTCGCCGACGAGCCGACGGGGAACCTCGACTCCTCCACCGGGGAGCAGATCCTGGACCTGTTTTCCGGTTTGCACAAAAGGG
This genomic window from Deltaproteobacteria bacterium RBG_16_64_85 contains:
- a CDS encoding ABC transporter ATP-binding protein, which encodes MLYGNNGTRAVALRDVSLSIEAGEYVVITGESGAGKSTLLTILGGLQVPSSGAVLMKGVDLSSLSADRLADFRRETIGFIFQAYHLLPYLTARENVMVPMSPLRTSAREKAGRANELLTSVGLSGKEERLPSELSGGECQRVAIARALVHDPPVLLADEPTGNLDSSTGEQILDLFSGLHKRGKTVLMVTHNRANLFRATRAIRLQDGLVAKDDPLMAPYQAL